The Dethiosulfovibrio peptidovorans DSM 11002 nucleotide sequence TCTTCCCGATGATTCATGGAAATGGGGCCATACGTTGAATATGTCCCGAAAGATCGCCGATCTTTTTTCGTATAAAGAGGTCCATCTTCCCATATTCGAGCATACGGAGCTTTTCGCCAGAGGTATCGGCGACACCACCGACGTCGTGGAAAAGGAAATGTACACCTTCGAGGACAAGGGTGGGCGGAGCATAACCTTAAGGCCGGAGCTGACTGCATCTATGGTCAGATGTTACCTGGAACATTCCATGAACGGCGGAGCTCAGCCCGTTAAACTATGGGGATCTGGCCCGATGTTTCGCTACGAGAGGCCTCAAAAGGGGAGATACCGCCAGTTTTGGCAGCTCGATTTCGAGGCTCTAGGTTCTGATAGTCCTCTAGTGGATCTGGAGGTCATAATGACCGCCATCGAGCTTTTTAGAAATCTCGGCATGTCCAACTTGGAGGTGGTCATAAACTCGGTAGGATGTCCTGAATGTCGCCCTGCCTACAGGAAGGCTCTGATGGACTACCTTCGTCCTTACCTGGACGAGCTATGCGGTACCTGCCAGAACAGGTTCGACAGAAACCCCCTCCGAATACTGGACTGCAAGAACGACAGGTGCAAAGAGATCACCGACGGAGCTCCGGCCATATTCGAGACCCTCTGTGACGAGTGTTCCGAACACTTCAAGGCTGTGACATCCGGTCTCGATTCACTCGGTATCGTCTATCACATAGACAAGAGGCTGGTCAGAGGGTTGGACTACTACACAAAGACGGCTTTTGAGGTGCAGTCGGGAGATCTTGGTGCCCAAAACGCCGTCTGCGGTGGAGGTCGTTACGACAACCTGTCGGAGGCGATCGGAGGACCTCACGTGCC carries:
- the hisS gene encoding histidine--tRNA ligase — encoded protein: MAESIKAPRGVRDILPDDSWKWGHTLNMSRKIADLFSYKEVHLPIFEHTELFARGIGDTTDVVEKEMYTFEDKGGRSITLRPELTASMVRCYLEHSMNGGAQPVKLWGSGPMFRYERPQKGRYRQFWQLDFEALGSDSPLVDLEVIMTAIELFRNLGMSNLEVVINSVGCPECRPAYRKALMDYLRPYLDELCGTCQNRFDRNPLRILDCKNDRCKEITDGAPAIFETLCDECSEHFKAVTSGLDSLGIVYHIDKRLVRGLDYYTKTAFEVQSGDLGAQNAVCGGGRYDNLSEAIGGPHVPGVGFAAGLDRIVLTMEQQGCDFGREPTPDVFVVCADEIARSLAVDVLYRLRREGISADMDYLGRSMKAQMKSAVNGGSSVACIVGGDELDKGVVTVKDLSRSEQSQVELESLTSSVSRLLDQSTLIKRG